The following are from one region of the bacterium genome:
- a CDS encoding ABC transporter substrate-binding protein: MTHPGERNTYKSGAPVRFLFAAACLFALLLPPFLPAFALATEAPPPLSAGTDKIPVPRPGTADSSRAAPFASFLRAEGEYAAGKTDEALSRFLSLAYSAPDDERTGFIWWRVGELLLVRGDLDKALEAADKAALLSRAPYFSLSAVDLKLRIYQRMKWDNEARQMAAYLLDRKFVDADPSALLALMARVDAGAGKLGSALALYRRAVAATADPQASRQLSAERVALIERVTDIPELRGAAEEEEDPEVRGHLYLAMGNAATRKGFLGMAAYAFERSAQSGGRWSREAAERLFRAEKIIAERPRIVGLVPLSGKLSDIGFAVLSGAEVALGALHGLERNGATPVIRWVDTGGHPETARREFTAAAADPMVLGILGPVTGEEGRSVGAAFTQMSPPTLYLGQKQIFEKPFLYGFGLSPAQEARALLAHLARTGVSDLLLFHPENGYGEGFAAAAAAASRETGVRIAKTVSYSPEVQDFTKTIRRAVGNATFQRQSRSKEKGKAMKLPLGGILIADRWDRVFLLASQLRYYNVYLPMAGFSGWNDAELLRRAVGSVSGAVFPVDYSDAIPGSQGDRFRKAFQTMMRVSPTRFEAMGYDGTLFLSEAFALDGGSGRPFGEAMRERIPRLKNYIGVTGTFQFGPAGDLRRKVPLLQVELGNFVPVTAP, encoded by the coding sequence TTGACCCACCCCGGGGAGCGCAACACGTACAAGAGCGGAGCCCCGGTTCGTTTTCTTTTCGCCGCCGCCTGCCTGTTCGCGCTCCTGCTCCCCCCCTTCCTTCCGGCGTTCGCCCTGGCCACCGAGGCTCCCCCGCCGCTGTCCGCCGGCACCGACAAGATCCCCGTTCCCCGCCCGGGGACCGCCGACTCCTCGCGGGCGGCGCCGTTCGCCTCCTTCCTCCGGGCCGAGGGCGAATACGCCGCGGGGAAGACCGACGAGGCTCTCTCCCGGTTTCTCTCCCTCGCCTACTCCGCCCCGGACGACGAGCGGACGGGGTTCATCTGGTGGCGTGTCGGGGAGCTGCTGCTCGTCCGCGGGGATCTCGACAAGGCGCTGGAGGCGGCGGACAAGGCGGCGCTTCTCTCCCGCGCTCCGTACTTCTCCCTCTCGGCCGTCGACCTCAAGCTGAGGATCTACCAGCGGATGAAGTGGGACAACGAGGCGCGGCAGATGGCGGCCTACCTCCTCGACCGGAAGTTCGTGGACGCGGACCCCTCCGCGCTCCTGGCCCTCATGGCGCGCGTGGACGCCGGGGCGGGGAAGCTGGGCAGCGCGCTCGCGCTGTACCGCCGCGCCGTCGCCGCCACCGCGGACCCGCAGGCGTCCCGCCAGCTGTCTGCCGAGCGGGTGGCGCTCATCGAACGGGTGACGGACATCCCGGAGCTCCGGGGGGCGGCCGAGGAGGAGGAGGACCCGGAGGTCCGCGGCCACCTGTACCTGGCGATGGGGAACGCGGCGACCCGGAAAGGGTTCCTCGGGATGGCGGCGTACGCGTTCGAACGGTCGGCGCAATCCGGGGGAAGATGGTCCCGGGAGGCCGCGGAGCGCCTTTTCCGGGCGGAAAAGATCATCGCCGAGCGGCCCAGGATCGTCGGCCTCGTCCCCCTCTCGGGGAAGCTGTCCGACATCGGGTTCGCGGTCCTCTCCGGGGCGGAAGTGGCCCTCGGCGCGCTTCACGGCCTCGAGCGAAACGGCGCGACGCCGGTCATCCGGTGGGTGGACACGGGGGGGCACCCCGAGACGGCGCGGAGGGAGTTCACCGCCGCCGCGGCCGACCCGATGGTCCTCGGCATCCTCGGCCCGGTCACCGGCGAGGAGGGCCGGTCGGTCGGCGCCGCGTTCACGCAGATGTCGCCTCCCACGCTGTATCTCGGCCAGAAGCAGATTTTCGAAAAGCCGTTCCTCTACGGGTTCGGCCTCTCTCCGGCGCAGGAGGCGCGGGCCCTCCTCGCGCACCTGGCGCGGACCGGGGTTTCCGACCTGCTCCTGTTCCACCCGGAGAACGGCTACGGAGAGGGATTCGCCGCGGCCGCGGCCGCGGCCTCCCGGGAGACGGGGGTCCGGATCGCGAAGACCGTGTCGTACTCCCCGGAGGTGCAGGACTTCACGAAAACGATCCGGAGGGCGGTCGGCAACGCGACCTTCCAGCGCCAGTCGCGATCGAAGGAGAAAGGGAAAGCGATGAAGCTCCCGCTGGGGGGGATACTCATCGCGGATCGGTGGGACCGGGTCTTTCTCCTCGCATCGCAGTTGCGCTACTACAACGTCTATCTCCCGATGGCCGGGTTCTCCGGGTGGAACGACGCCGAGTTGCTTCGGAGGGCGGTCGGTTCCGTATCCGGGGCGGTCTTCCCGGTGGACTACTCCGACGCGATCCCGGGGTCCCAGGGCGATCGGTTCCGGAAGGCGTTCCAGACGATGATGCGCGTCTCCCCCACCCGCTTCGAGGCGATGGGGTACGACGGCACCCTGTTCCTCTCCGAGGCGTTCGCGCTCGACGGCGGTTCCGGGCGCCCCTTCGGGGAAGCGATGCGCGAGAGGATCCCCCGCCTGAAAAACTACATCGGCGTGACGGGAACGTTCCAGTTCGGCCCCGCGGGGGATCTGCGGCGGAAAGTCCCCCTTCTGCAGGTCGAGCTGGGAAACTTCGTCCCCGTCACGGCTCCGTAA
- a CDS encoding nucleotide exchange factor GrpE, which translates to MKDRENELPPEEAIVEEPVAGDHEVAAGGVEPAETADAAKLKEQLAYLAAEFENFRKRVAREREAQAAFGNEQLLRSILPFLDNLERAMGQAGASAEALLSGVRMTYDLFLSELRKFGLEQLPAQGGTFDPSRHEAIASVPTPGKPGGSILAEARKGYLLHGRLLRPAQVTVAAAPPEEGGGDDPGGSGDRT; encoded by the coding sequence ATGAAAGACAGGGAGAATGAATTGCCGCCGGAGGAGGCCATCGTGGAGGAACCGGTGGCCGGGGACCATGAGGTGGCGGCGGGCGGCGTGGAACCCGCGGAGACGGCCGACGCGGCGAAGCTGAAGGAGCAGCTCGCGTACCTTGCCGCGGAGTTCGAGAATTTCCGGAAGCGCGTCGCGCGGGAGCGGGAGGCGCAGGCGGCCTTCGGGAACGAACAGCTGCTGCGCTCCATCCTGCCGTTCCTCGACAACCTCGAGCGGGCGATGGGCCAGGCGGGCGCCTCCGCCGAGGCCCTCCTCTCCGGCGTCCGGATGACGTACGACCTGTTCCTGTCGGAACTCCGCAAATTCGGGCTGGAGCAACTCCCGGCGCAGGGCGGGACGTTCGACCCGTCACGGCACGAGGCGATCGCGAGCGTGCCCACGCCGGGGAAGCCGGGCGGATCCATCCTCGCCGAGGCGCGCAAAGGGTACCTTCTCCACGGGCGCCTCCTGCGTCCCGCCCAGGTGACGGTGGCCGCCGCCCCTCCGGAGGAAGGCGGCGGGGACGATCCCGGCGGATCGGGGGACAGAACCTAA
- the dnaJ gene encoding molecular chaperone DnaJ, which yields MASKRDYYDILDVSRESTTDDIKKAYRQLALQYHPDRNPGDKSSEDRFKEINEAYSVLSDPEKREQYDRFGHAGPAGQGFGGFGDFSRFGVEDIINDFFGGMFGGAGGGGRSRRGPDLRYNLTVAFEEAVFGAEKEIVVPRTGMCPDCSGTGARKGTRPERCGACNGQGQVTMQQGFFAIRRTCGRCGGTGQVVKDPCGSCAGTGHVRESRSLKVKIPPGVDSGTRLKLRGEGEAGSSGASAGDLYVVLTVKEHPFFARDGADLFCEVPITFPQAALGATIEVPTLSGKKNLSIPPGTPSGHAFVMRGEGVAALTSGRRGNLVIRVLIEVPRKLTKRQKEVLGEYQVLSEESPGPISRSFFEKVKEIFG from the coding sequence GTGGCGTCGAAGCGCGACTATTACGACATCCTCGACGTTTCCCGGGAGAGCACCACCGACGACATCAAGAAGGCGTACCGCCAGCTCGCCCTTCAGTACCACCCCGACCGGAACCCCGGCGACAAGTCCTCGGAGGACCGGTTCAAGGAGATCAACGAGGCGTACTCGGTCCTCTCCGATCCGGAAAAGCGGGAGCAGTACGACCGCTTCGGACACGCGGGGCCCGCGGGGCAGGGATTCGGCGGCTTCGGCGATTTCTCCCGGTTCGGCGTCGAGGACATCATCAACGACTTCTTCGGCGGAATGTTCGGGGGGGCCGGGGGGGGCGGCCGCTCCCGACGCGGCCCGGATCTCCGGTACAACCTGACGGTCGCCTTCGAGGAGGCGGTCTTCGGCGCCGAGAAGGAGATCGTCGTTCCCCGGACGGGCATGTGCCCCGACTGCTCCGGAACGGGTGCGCGGAAGGGGACGCGGCCGGAGCGGTGCGGGGCCTGCAACGGGCAGGGCCAGGTCACCATGCAGCAGGGGTTCTTCGCGATCCGGCGCACGTGCGGCCGCTGCGGGGGGACGGGCCAGGTCGTCAAGGACCCGTGCGGAAGCTGCGCGGGGACCGGCCACGTCCGGGAAAGCCGCTCGCTCAAGGTGAAGATCCCCCCCGGCGTGGACAGCGGCACGCGCCTGAAGCTGCGCGGGGAGGGGGAGGCCGGCTCCTCGGGCGCCTCCGCCGGCGACCTGTACGTGGTGCTCACCGTGAAGGAGCACCCGTTCTTCGCCCGGGATGGCGCCGACCTGTTCTGCGAGGTTCCGATCACCTTTCCGCAGGCGGCGCTGGGGGCGACGATCGAGGTGCCCACCCTTTCCGGGAAGAAAAACCTCTCCATCCCGCCCGGCACGCCCTCCGGGCACGCCTTCGTGATGCGGGGGGAGGGGGTCGCCGCGCTCACCTCCGGCCGACGTGGAAACCTCGTCATCCGCGTTCTGATCGAGGTGCCCCGGAAACTCACGAAGCGCCAGAAAGAGGTCCTCGGGGAATACCAGGTGCTGTCCGAGGAGTCCCCGGGCCCCATCTCCCGGAGTTTTTTCGAAAAGGTGAAGGAGATCTTCGGTTGA